The proteins below come from a single Megalops cyprinoides isolate fMegCyp1 chromosome 5, fMegCyp1.pri, whole genome shotgun sequence genomic window:
- the smpd4 gene encoding sphingomyelin phosphodiesterase 4 isoform X2 yields MATPALQQPSFLLANLKADWTTKPLLQRCQELVKVIDDYPAKELHLVFPWLVESIFGSLDGIIVGWNLRLLQARTNEYGIVMEFLDPSGPMMKLVYKLQAEEYKYEVPVTYLPGPVRAAIQEGVLPDCPLFHNKLQFPLSGLMSLSLSLNPFEYYMFYFATSLIAPRNYPPGPHVSMSDSAYFVLVDVYLKYFLPTEGNVPPSPFSDARGTVAPPAPRSPSMPFMGYGVHTSSLLKRHISHQPSVNADPATQEIWRSETLLQVFVEMWLHHYSLEMYQKLQSPQVKEPFSPTEEHVLVVRLLVKHLHAFSSSLKPEQISSSPSAHSHASPLEEFKRVVVSRFVQQKLYVFLQHCFGHWPLDASFRAVLETWLSYIQPWRYTGEKSNLQADGQNRTVPEKWASFVQENLLMYTKLFQGFLNRAVRTDLVNAKNALMVFRVAKVFAQPNLPEMIQKGEQLFLEPEHVLHHRQHRAFLTPAHGGSFLSSRQPAEADAVFKVKSHVYSLEGQDCQYMQMFGSELRTAVLKLVQIMAQARQTAKRISDHSAEAAGSQSFLSWFGLGASDLNNTYTGAEPEEAGECVKKTHEFLDRALDYLCQIFRLNAGQVSQLLANMASAEDDMGGSRQLPDCIRGENGLVLTDLGRIQIINGLRRFEIEYQGDPELQPIRSYENALLVRLLYQIASLINERFAGHMEALCSRRDFLGRLGRYYFTNPASGERSQKSPMTSRAVERQRRPRLSLRALASYRTLLSLFLLYLLGTLFSFGVLSSTGLILVASVLYGLFMTIVGDKQKTH; encoded by the exons ATGGCCACCCCGGCGTTGCAGCAGCCCAGTTTCCTGCTG GCCAATCTGAAAGCTGATTGGACGACCAAGCCCCTCCTCCAGCGATGTCAGGAGCTGGTGAAGGTGATAGACGACTACCCCGCTAAG GAGCTGCACCTGGTGTTTCCCTGGCTGGTGGAGAGCATCTTCGGCAGCCTGGATGGCATCATCGTGGGCTGGAATCTGCGGCTTCTGCAGGCCCGCACCAATGAGTACGGCATCGTCATGGAGTTCCTGGACCCCAG TGGCCCTATGATGAAGCTGGTATACAAGCTGCAAGCCGAAGAGTATAAGTATGAGGTTCCTGTCACCTACCTCCCA ggtccTGTGAGAGCAGCCATTCAGGAAGGCGTCCTCCCAGACTGCCCGCTTTTTCACAATAAGCTCCAGTTCCCGCTGTCTGGGCTGATGAGCctcagtctgtctctca ATCCCTTTGAatattacatgttttattttgccaCAAGCCTCATTGCTCCAAGG AATTATCCCCCAGGGCCACACGTGAGCATGTCAGACAGTGCCTACTTTGTCCTGGTGGACGTCTACTTGAAGTACTTCCTGCCCACAGAAGGGAACGTGCCCCCATCTCCCTTCTCAGATGCAAGAGGCACTGTGGCACCTCCTGCTCCCAG ATCCCCCAGCATGCCTTTCATGGGGTACGGCGTCCACACCAGCAGTCTGCTGAAGCGCcacatttcccatcagccctcaGTGAACGCCGACCCTGCCACCCAGGAGATCTGGAGGTCCGAGACCCTGCTGCAG GTGTTTGTAGAGATGTGGCTGCATCACTATTCTCTGGAAATGTATCAGAAGCTCCAGTCCCCTCAGGTGAAG GAGCCCTTCAGTCCCACAGAGGAGCACGTGCTGGTGGTCCGACTCCTGGTGAAACACCTCCACGCCTTCTCCAGCAGCCTGAAACCCGAGCaaatctcctcctctccctccgccCACTCCCACGCCAGCCCTCTGGAGGAGTTCAAACG GGTGGTCGTCTCACGCTTCGTGCAGCAGAAGCTTTACGTCTTCCTCCAGCACTGCTTCGGTCACTGGCCCCTGGACGCCTCCTTCAGAGCC GTTTTGGAAACGTGGCTCAGCTACATCCAGCCCTGGCGGTATACAGGAGAGAAGAGCAACCTGCAAGCAGACGGACAGAACCGGACCGTTCCGGAGAAATG GGCGTCCTTCGTGCAGGAGAACCTGCTGATGTACACCAAACTGTTCCAGGGCTTCCTGAACCGCGCCGTGCGCACCGACCTGGTCAACGCCAAGAACGCGCTCATGGTCTTCAGGGTGGCCAAAGTGTTCGCACAGCCCAACCTGCCAGAAATGATCCAGAAAG gagagcagctgtTCCTGGAGCCCGAGCACGTCCTCCACCACCGGCAGCACCGGGCCTTCCTCACCCCGGCTCACGGCGGCAGCTTCCTGTCCTCCCGCCAGCCCGCCGAGGCCGACGCCGTCTTCAAGGTCAAGAGCCACGTCTACAGCCTGGAGGGTCAGGACTGCCAGTACATGCAGATGTTCGGCAGCGAGCTGCGCACCGCA GTGCTGAAGCTGGTCCAGATCATGGCACAGGCCCGGCAGACGGCCAAGCGCATATCGGACCACTCGGCCGAGGCAGCGGGCAGCCAGTCCTTCCTGTCCTGGTTCGGCCTGGGCGCATCAGACCTCAACAACACCTACACGGGGGCTGAGCCCGAGGAGGCCGGCGAGTGCGTCAAGAAGACCCACGAGTTCCTGGACCGAGCCCTGGACTACCTCTGTCAGATATTCCGG CTGAATGCAGGGCAGGTGTCTCAGCTGCTGGCGAACATGGCGTCGGCAGAGGACGACATGGGCGGGTCCAGGCAGCTTCCTGACTGCATTCGGGGAGAGAACGGGCTGGTCCTCACAGACCTGGGCCGCATACAG aTTATCAACGGGCTGCGCAGGTTTGAGATCGAGTATCAGGGAGACCCTGAGCTGCAGCCCATCAGGAGCTACGAGAATGCTCTGTTAGTCCGCCTTCTGTATCAGATTGCATCGCTAATTAACGAACGG tTTGCAGGCCACATGGAGGCGCTGTGTTCGCGACGGGACTTCCTGGGTCGCCTGGGACGGTACTACTTCACCAACCCCGCCTCTGGGGAGCGGAGTCAGAAGAGCCCGATGACAAGCAGGGcggtggagaggcagaggagaccGAGACTCAGCCTGCGAGCGCTGGCCAGCTACCGCACCTTGCTCAGCCTGTTCCTGCTCTACCTGCTGGGGACGCTGTTCTCCTTCGGCGTCCTGTCCAGCACCGGCCTCATCCTCGTAGCTAGTGTTCTATACGGACTTTTCATGACCATTGTTGGAGATAAGCAGAAGACGCACtag
- the smpd4 gene encoding sphingomyelin phosphodiesterase 4 isoform X1, giving the protein MATPALQQPSFLLANLKADWTTKPLLQRCQELVKVIDDYPAKELHLVFPWLVESIFGSLDGIIVGWNLRLLQARTNEYGIVMEFLDPSGPMMKLVYKLQAEEYKYEVPVTYLPGPVRAAIQEGVLPDCPLFHNKLQFPLSGLMSLSLSLNPFEYYMFYFATSLIAPRNYPPGPHVSMSDSAYFVLVDVYLKYFLPTEGNVPPSPFSDARGTVAPPAPRSPSMPFMGYGVHTSSLLKRHISHQPSVNADPATQEIWRSETLLQVFVEMWLHHYSLEMYQKLQSPQVKLALLQYRLSLSSAPGSAPASPGFGTLHTYQEPFSPTEEHVLVVRLLVKHLHAFSSSLKPEQISSSPSAHSHASPLEEFKRVVVSRFVQQKLYVFLQHCFGHWPLDASFRAVLETWLSYIQPWRYTGEKSNLQADGQNRTVPEKWASFVQENLLMYTKLFQGFLNRAVRTDLVNAKNALMVFRVAKVFAQPNLPEMIQKGEQLFLEPEHVLHHRQHRAFLTPAHGGSFLSSRQPAEADAVFKVKSHVYSLEGQDCQYMQMFGSELRTAVLKLVQIMAQARQTAKRISDHSAEAAGSQSFLSWFGLGASDLNNTYTGAEPEEAGECVKKTHEFLDRALDYLCQIFRLNAGQVSQLLANMASAEDDMGGSRQLPDCIRGENGLVLTDLGRIQIINGLRRFEIEYQGDPELQPIRSYENALLVRLLYQIASLINERFAGHMEALCSRRDFLGRLGRYYFTNPASGERSQKSPMTSRAVERQRRPRLSLRALASYRTLLSLFLLYLLGTLFSFGVLSSTGLILVASVLYGLFMTIVGDKQKTH; this is encoded by the exons ATGGCCACCCCGGCGTTGCAGCAGCCCAGTTTCCTGCTG GCCAATCTGAAAGCTGATTGGACGACCAAGCCCCTCCTCCAGCGATGTCAGGAGCTGGTGAAGGTGATAGACGACTACCCCGCTAAG GAGCTGCACCTGGTGTTTCCCTGGCTGGTGGAGAGCATCTTCGGCAGCCTGGATGGCATCATCGTGGGCTGGAATCTGCGGCTTCTGCAGGCCCGCACCAATGAGTACGGCATCGTCATGGAGTTCCTGGACCCCAG TGGCCCTATGATGAAGCTGGTATACAAGCTGCAAGCCGAAGAGTATAAGTATGAGGTTCCTGTCACCTACCTCCCA ggtccTGTGAGAGCAGCCATTCAGGAAGGCGTCCTCCCAGACTGCCCGCTTTTTCACAATAAGCTCCAGTTCCCGCTGTCTGGGCTGATGAGCctcagtctgtctctca ATCCCTTTGAatattacatgttttattttgccaCAAGCCTCATTGCTCCAAGG AATTATCCCCCAGGGCCACACGTGAGCATGTCAGACAGTGCCTACTTTGTCCTGGTGGACGTCTACTTGAAGTACTTCCTGCCCACAGAAGGGAACGTGCCCCCATCTCCCTTCTCAGATGCAAGAGGCACTGTGGCACCTCCTGCTCCCAG ATCCCCCAGCATGCCTTTCATGGGGTACGGCGTCCACACCAGCAGTCTGCTGAAGCGCcacatttcccatcagccctcaGTGAACGCCGACCCTGCCACCCAGGAGATCTGGAGGTCCGAGACCCTGCTGCAG GTGTTTGTAGAGATGTGGCTGCATCACTATTCTCTGGAAATGTATCAGAAGCTCCAGTCCCCTCAGGTGAAG CTGGCGCTGCTGCAGTACCGGCTCAGTCTGTCCAGCGCGCCGGGTTCCGCCCCCGCCTCGCCCGGCTTTGGGACCCTCCACACGTACCAA GAGCCCTTCAGTCCCACAGAGGAGCACGTGCTGGTGGTCCGACTCCTGGTGAAACACCTCCACGCCTTCTCCAGCAGCCTGAAACCCGAGCaaatctcctcctctccctccgccCACTCCCACGCCAGCCCTCTGGAGGAGTTCAAACG GGTGGTCGTCTCACGCTTCGTGCAGCAGAAGCTTTACGTCTTCCTCCAGCACTGCTTCGGTCACTGGCCCCTGGACGCCTCCTTCAGAGCC GTTTTGGAAACGTGGCTCAGCTACATCCAGCCCTGGCGGTATACAGGAGAGAAGAGCAACCTGCAAGCAGACGGACAGAACCGGACCGTTCCGGAGAAATG GGCGTCCTTCGTGCAGGAGAACCTGCTGATGTACACCAAACTGTTCCAGGGCTTCCTGAACCGCGCCGTGCGCACCGACCTGGTCAACGCCAAGAACGCGCTCATGGTCTTCAGGGTGGCCAAAGTGTTCGCACAGCCCAACCTGCCAGAAATGATCCAGAAAG gagagcagctgtTCCTGGAGCCCGAGCACGTCCTCCACCACCGGCAGCACCGGGCCTTCCTCACCCCGGCTCACGGCGGCAGCTTCCTGTCCTCCCGCCAGCCCGCCGAGGCCGACGCCGTCTTCAAGGTCAAGAGCCACGTCTACAGCCTGGAGGGTCAGGACTGCCAGTACATGCAGATGTTCGGCAGCGAGCTGCGCACCGCA GTGCTGAAGCTGGTCCAGATCATGGCACAGGCCCGGCAGACGGCCAAGCGCATATCGGACCACTCGGCCGAGGCAGCGGGCAGCCAGTCCTTCCTGTCCTGGTTCGGCCTGGGCGCATCAGACCTCAACAACACCTACACGGGGGCTGAGCCCGAGGAGGCCGGCGAGTGCGTCAAGAAGACCCACGAGTTCCTGGACCGAGCCCTGGACTACCTCTGTCAGATATTCCGG CTGAATGCAGGGCAGGTGTCTCAGCTGCTGGCGAACATGGCGTCGGCAGAGGACGACATGGGCGGGTCCAGGCAGCTTCCTGACTGCATTCGGGGAGAGAACGGGCTGGTCCTCACAGACCTGGGCCGCATACAG aTTATCAACGGGCTGCGCAGGTTTGAGATCGAGTATCAGGGAGACCCTGAGCTGCAGCCCATCAGGAGCTACGAGAATGCTCTGTTAGTCCGCCTTCTGTATCAGATTGCATCGCTAATTAACGAACGG tTTGCAGGCCACATGGAGGCGCTGTGTTCGCGACGGGACTTCCTGGGTCGCCTGGGACGGTACTACTTCACCAACCCCGCCTCTGGGGAGCGGAGTCAGAAGAGCCCGATGACAAGCAGGGcggtggagaggcagaggagaccGAGACTCAGCCTGCGAGCGCTGGCCAGCTACCGCACCTTGCTCAGCCTGTTCCTGCTCTACCTGCTGGGGACGCTGTTCTCCTTCGGCGTCCTGTCCAGCACCGGCCTCATCCTCGTAGCTAGTGTTCTATACGGACTTTTCATGACCATTGTTGGAGATAAGCAGAAGACGCACtag
- the si:ch211-222n4.2 gene encoding coiled-coil domain-containing protein 74A, with translation MDTRVASLERDIQFLQRQHKDTLEKLHRELDELKRENKELHYKMIMDPPQTHRKGSGSCRRCNRPLPQTETQAQRGGHPERARSASPLSQGTPLSCGTEHSEAPPKHYTDMAPPRPAPPPPADMEPRGGLITSLQPLRIHSGPSRPPRAPTLQECEVIIRQLYNANSLQSQEIQRVKAVLRDIVFSKKITPETYIMTKAYLADGTRTEEAERFPKLPLKPLQQRLVGSQVGVAERVVLPALKQSVGSSVAERQRRTQAVQRGRLRRTVH, from the exons ATGGATACGCGAGTGGCATCACTGGAGAGGGATATTCAGTTCTTGCAGCGGCAGCACAAAGATACGTTGGAAAAACTCCACCGTGAATTAGACGAGCTGAAACGGGAAAATAAAG AGCTCCACTATAAGATGATCATGGATCCACCACAAACTCACAGAAAAG GGAGTG GTTCCTGCAGAAGATGTAACCGACCCCTCCCCCAGACAGAGACGCAGGCCCAGAGGGGGGGCCACCCAGAGAGGGCTCGGAGCGCCAGCCCCCTGTCGCAGGGAACTCCCCTGAG CTGTGGCACGGAGCACAGCGAGGCCCCTCCTAAACACTACACAGACATGGCCCCGCCCAGACCagcgcccccacccccagcgGACATGGAGCCGAGGGGGGGTCTCATCACCTCCCTGCAGCCCCTGCGCATCCACAGCGGCCCCTCGCGACCCCCCCGAGCCCCCACCCTGCAGGAGTGTGAGGTTATTATCCGTCAGCTCTACAACGCCAACAGCCTACAGTCCCAGGAG ATCCAGCGCGTGAAGGCCGTCCTGAGGGACATCGTGTTCAGCAAGAAGATCACCCCAGAGACGTACATCATGACCAAGGCCTACCTGGCCGACGGAACCAG AACCGAAGAAGCAGAGAGGTTCCCCAAACTCCCGCTCAAACCGTTGCAGCAGAGACT GGTGGGGTCCCAGGTGGGCGTGGCGGAGAGGGTGGTCCTGCCGGCCCTGAAGCAGAGCGTGGGCAGCAGCGTGGCGGAGCGGCAGCGGAGGACACAGGCCGTGCAGAGAGGCCGTCTGAGGAGGACGGTGCACTAA